Proteins encoded together in one Mobula hypostoma chromosome 9, sMobHyp1.1, whole genome shotgun sequence window:
- the LOC134352387 gene encoding lumican-like isoform X2: MKPIHLLVFAVLISGVLCQFDYFSYIGFHDPAYLAQLPFPVCSVECDCPVDFPSAMYCHNRKMKAIPDVPAEIKYLYLQNNQLTSIPNGAFENATNLQWLVLDDNQITNSKIGKKAFAKLKSLKRLYMNKNNLTEVVHNLPKSLVELKLSSNKISKIGNSLRGLENLTTLVLEDNKLTDVGGALNNLKSLTYLDLSMNELTKLPDELPPALEMFYLDHNYIESIPKDYFTKGSLQHLRMAHNKITDKGIPDKVFNITTLIELDLAFNRLRSIPVVNENLENLYLQANKIQKFTLNSFCRITGTEDFSKINHLRLDGNNITYDSLPLDMSQCLRLASVMIIN, encoded by the exons ATGAAGCCTATTCACCTTCTGGTATTTGCTGTGCTTATCAGCGGTGTACTTTGTCAGTTTGACTATTTTTCATACATCGGTTTTCATGACCCAGCATATCTGGCACAGTTGCCATTTCCGGTGTGCTCTGTTGAATGTGACTGTCCAGTTGACTTCCCCAGTGCCATGTATTGCCACAACAGGAAAATGAAGGCAATCCCAGACGTGCCAGCGGAGATAAAGTACCTTTACCTCCAGAATAACCAGCTCACTAGCATTCCCAATGGAGCATTTGAGAACGCTACCAATTTGCAATGGCTGGTCCTGGACGACAATCAGATCACTAACAGTAAGATTGGGAAGAAGGCATTTGCAAAGTTAAAATCCCTGAAGAGGCTGTACATGAACAAGAACAACCTGACAGAAGTTGTCCACAACCTCCCCAAGTCCTTGGTGGAGCTGAAACTGTCATCAAACAAGATTTCAAAGATTGGAAACAGCTTAAGAGGACTCGAAAATCTGACCACACTTGTGCTTGAAGACAACAAGTTGACAGATGTTGGTGGTGCCCTGAACAATTTGAAGTCTCTGACTTACCTGGACTTGAGTATGAATGAGCTAACTAAACTACCTGACGAGCTTCCACCTGCCCTGGAGATGTTCTACTTAGATCACAATTACATTGAGAGTATTCCCAAGGACTACTTTACCAAAGGTAGCCTGCAACATCTGCGCATGGCACACAATAAAATAACAGACAAAGGGATCCCTGACAAAGTCTTCAACATCACCACGCTGATCGAGTTGGATCTTGCATTCAATAGACTGAGGTCAATCCCTGTTGTTAATGAAAACCTAGAAAATCTGTACCTACAGGcgaacaaaattcaaa AGTTCACCTTGAATAGTTTCTGCCGCATTACTGGCACTGAGGATTTCTCCAAGATCAACCACCTGCGCTTGGATGGTAATAACATAACTTACGATAGCTTACCCCTAGACATGTCTCAATGCCTCCGCTTGGCAAGCGTAATGATAATCAACTGA
- the LOC134352387 gene encoding lumican-like isoform X1, translating into MQVPEGTHLRLFCSQIQRSRTGITWDLQIRTIPYTPTMKPIHLLVFAVLISGVLCQFDYFSYIGFHDPAYLAQLPFPVCSVECDCPVDFPSAMYCHNRKMKAIPDVPAEIKYLYLQNNQLTSIPNGAFENATNLQWLVLDDNQITNSKIGKKAFAKLKSLKRLYMNKNNLTEVVHNLPKSLVELKLSSNKISKIGNSLRGLENLTTLVLEDNKLTDVGGALNNLKSLTYLDLSMNELTKLPDELPPALEMFYLDHNYIESIPKDYFTKGSLQHLRMAHNKITDKGIPDKVFNITTLIELDLAFNRLRSIPVVNENLENLYLQANKIQKFTLNSFCRITGTEDFSKINHLRLDGNNITYDSLPLDMSQCLRLASVMIIN; encoded by the exons TACCATACCATACACTCCTACGATGAAGCCTATTCACCTTCTGGTATTTGCTGTGCTTATCAGCGGTGTACTTTGTCAGTTTGACTATTTTTCATACATCGGTTTTCATGACCCAGCATATCTGGCACAGTTGCCATTTCCGGTGTGCTCTGTTGAATGTGACTGTCCAGTTGACTTCCCCAGTGCCATGTATTGCCACAACAGGAAAATGAAGGCAATCCCAGACGTGCCAGCGGAGATAAAGTACCTTTACCTCCAGAATAACCAGCTCACTAGCATTCCCAATGGAGCATTTGAGAACGCTACCAATTTGCAATGGCTGGTCCTGGACGACAATCAGATCACTAACAGTAAGATTGGGAAGAAGGCATTTGCAAAGTTAAAATCCCTGAAGAGGCTGTACATGAACAAGAACAACCTGACAGAAGTTGTCCACAACCTCCCCAAGTCCTTGGTGGAGCTGAAACTGTCATCAAACAAGATTTCAAAGATTGGAAACAGCTTAAGAGGACTCGAAAATCTGACCACACTTGTGCTTGAAGACAACAAGTTGACAGATGTTGGTGGTGCCCTGAACAATTTGAAGTCTCTGACTTACCTGGACTTGAGTATGAATGAGCTAACTAAACTACCTGACGAGCTTCCACCTGCCCTGGAGATGTTCTACTTAGATCACAATTACATTGAGAGTATTCCCAAGGACTACTTTACCAAAGGTAGCCTGCAACATCTGCGCATGGCACACAATAAAATAACAGACAAAGGGATCCCTGACAAAGTCTTCAACATCACCACGCTGATCGAGTTGGATCTTGCATTCAATAGACTGAGGTCAATCCCTGTTGTTAATGAAAACCTAGAAAATCTGTACCTACAGGcgaacaaaattcaaa AGTTCACCTTGAATAGTTTCTGCCGCATTACTGGCACTGAGGATTTCTCCAAGATCAACCACCTGCGCTTGGATGGTAATAACATAACTTACGATAGCTTACCCCTAGACATGTCTCAATGCCTCCGCTTGGCAAGCGTAATGATAATCAACTGA